The genomic DNA ATTGGTGGGGGTTATACTGATTGGTTTATTACAACGTTTAAACGACCTGCAATGACAATTGAACTGAGTTATCTTGTCGGGGAAACAAATCCTCCACTTACCGTTTTTGAAGAAGAATGGAGTCGAAACGAACTAGTTGGGATTATGCTTGCATATGAAGCGAAAAAGTTAAATCTTTTTAAAAAAATCTAACCTCATTTTCATCAAACTTATTCATTTTTCATACATTGTGTTAAGACGGAAAAAGGGGGAAGAGCGGGTGAAAGAAGAGGAACGAAAAGCATTAGAGAAAGCTATTGCCGAAATAACAGAAATTGCTGAAGGGTTTGGTTTAGACTTTTATCCGATGCGTTACGAAGTTTGTCCAGCAGATATCATTTATACGTTTGGGGCATACGGAATGCCGACAAGATTTTCACATTGGAGTTTCGGCAAGCAATTTCATAAAATGAAGATTCATTATGATATCGGATATCGGTTTAAGTAAGATTTACGAGCTTGTCATTAATTCCAATCCGTGCTACGCATTTTTGCTTGATTCAAACTCGCTAATTCAAAATAAATTAATCGTTGCGCACGTGTTAGCACATTGCGATTTTTTCAAAAATAACGTTCGTTTTCAAAATACGAAGCGGGATATGGTTGAAAGTATGGCAGCTACTGCGGAAAGGATTCGTCAATATGAGATTGAACACGGCAAGCACGAGGTGAAAATTTTTTTAGATGCTGTATTAGCCATTGAAGAACATATCGACCCATCCCTTATACGGCCAAATTTAGCTTTGAGCGATGAAGATGAACAAGAGTACGAAGAAGAAGAAAGGCTTGCACCTACACCATATGATGATCTGTGGAATTTAGACATTGAAAAGGAGGAAAAACCGAAGCAACGAAAAAAAAGGAAGAATTTCCCACCGAACCCAGAAAAAGATTTAATGTTATTTATTGAGCAGTATAGCAGAGAGCTGTCTGATTGGCAGCGAGACATTTTAACAATGATGCGCGAGGAAATGCTCTACTTTTGGCCGCAGCTCGAAACGAAAATTATGAACGAAGGGTGGGCGTCTTATTGGCATCAGCGGATTTTAAGAGAGATGGATTTAACCACTGGTGAAGCAATCGAATTTGCAAAGTTAAATGCTGGAGTCGTTCAACCGTCACGCACAAGCATTAATCCATATTATTTAGGATTGAAAATTTTTGAAGATATTGAAGAACGTTGGAATAAGCCAGCAGATAAAATGAAAGCACGAGGTATAAAGCCTTGCTCGGGCCGTGAAAAAATATTTGAAGTAAGAGAAATCGAGTCTGATACTTCATTTATCCGCAATTATCTCACGAAAGAATTAGTTCATCGTGAAGATTTATATTTATTCCAAAAGAAAGGGAAGGACTATAAAATTGTCGATAAAGATTGGGAAAAAGTTCGCGATCAACTTGTAAATATGCGAGTAAACGGTGGTTTTCCTTACATTACTGTAAATGACGGTGACTATTTACAAAACGGAGAACTTTTCTAAAAACACTCCTATGAAGGAACTGAGCTTGATATTAACTATTTAGAAAAAGTACTTCCTTTTATACATCAACTATGGGGACGAACTGTTCATTTACAAACCGTTGTTGAAGAAAGACCAATGCTGTTTTCGTATGATGGGCGAAGTGTCATGAGAAAGTATTTATAAGAGAATAAATTTTCGGAAAATATGTCTATTTACGTCGTAAACGCCATTGTGTATAATGAAATTATAGTAAAAAAGGCGACCATGGTGCGGTTACACCAATGGCCGCTTGTAATAGTTGATCCTTTAAGGGGATCCGTATAATGGAGAAATAATCCACCCTATTTTATAAATGAAGGGTGGATTATTTGTTATTGTGAAATGACAGTACAGCCATAAATAAGTTCGTAAAAGCAACCGAAAACATTAAAGCTTCAAATACTGTCATCGGATATCACCCCTTTTCCGTTGGGAGTGAATACCGATCACCCTTATAAAGGCTTCAACTATTACAATTAGATTATAACATTTTACTAGTGGGAATAGAAGTTTGATTTTTCTAATTATTAGAATAATAACAACTACTGGTTGTTTCAGACAGTTATCAAACGAACGAACTCAGAACAGCGCCTTTTCTATTCGCTTTGGCCTCGCCTGACATGTTTTTGTCACTATTGATTTTTCTTCTTCGGCATATTCAAACCTCATTTTAGCTTTCCATACATAGTTGTATTCTTACAGAACTGTAAGATAACTATTGGTTTTAATGTAAGATTCATCGATTAAACTTTAGTAGAGCATTGATAGGGAGGGAACAAACAAGCATGAGTTTATTAAAAATTAGGGGGTTAACAAAAAAATACGGTACCGGAGAAAGTGCCATTTATGCATTAAAAAATGTTGATTTACTTGTAGAGCGGGGTGAATTTATTGCTATTGTCGGCGCATCTGGATCTGAAAAAAGCACGTTACTACATTTAATCGGCGGATTGGATAAACCGACAGAAGGCTCCGTTTATATAGATAATGAAAACATAAGCAAATTAGATCAAAATAAAGCATCAATTTTTAGACGGAGAAAAATCGGGGTTATTTTTCAATCATATAATTTATTGCCGATTTTGAATGTGCAAGAAAATATTGAATTGCCTGCTTTATTAGATTCAAAAAAAATTGACAAGTCATATTATCGGGAGCTTATTCAGTTATTAGGATTATCAGATCGGATTGATCATTTGCCATCTGAGCTTTCAGGGGGTCAGCAGCAAAGAGTTACAATTGCTAGAGCGCTCATTAATAAACCTGCTTTAATATTAGCAGATGAACCGACAGGAAACTTAGATAGTAAAAACAGTAAAGAAGTAATAGACTTACTTAAAATATCCGCAAAACGTTATCATCAAACATTACTTATGATTACTCACGATACAAAAATTGCCGAACAAGCTGATCGGATTTATAACGTTAAAGGACGGAGCGATTGTAAATGATGAAAGCCAGTCTGTAAGGGGGTGATAACGATGAAAAATTATTACCAAATTATTTGGAAATATTTCAAAGTGAATTCAAAACGAACAATTCTTACAATCATCGGGATTATCTTATCCGTCGCTTTAATGACTACGATCGGTTTATTTTTACTCAGTTTACAAGCTAACATGGTCGAAACTGAAAAGCAAATTAACGGCGGATATCATATTATGTTTAAACGAGGAGATGAACAGCTATTAAAGAAGCTTAAAGGTCATCCTCAAGTGGACAAGGTTGAAATGGTGGAAAATGCGGAAAGGGTGGTTATTGAAAACCGTTATTTACAAGTTCAAAAAATGACTAATCTTGAGAAAGAATTATTGCCATATCATCTTGAGAAAGGCCGACTACCGAAAAATAAAGATGAAATTGCGATTGAAACATGGGTACTGCCTCAATTAGCAGATAATCCAAAATTAAATGAAAAGATCCCCCTTACCTTTGAAGACGAAGGGAAACGGGAATATATATTAACTGGACTGCTTCGCAACCAGGGGAAGGATGAAGCTATTGCTGTAACGGAGACGAAAGAAGTAAATGTAAATAATGCATCCATTTTAGTAGAAATAAATAAAAAAGCAGATTTGGCAAAAATAGTAAAAGAATTGGCGAAACTGACTGATGAAGATAACTATACAATAAATGAACGGTTGTTAAAATTATTAGGAGGTTCCACGTCAGACAGGTTTAATCAAACGGTATATAGACTAGTGGCATTTGTTATCGCGATGATCGTTATTGCTACGATAGCCGTTATCTACAATGCGTTTCACATTAGTGTTGTTCAAAGAATCCAACATTTTGGGCTTCTCCAAGCAATCGGGATGACGAAAAAGCAATTGCGCGGAATCGTTTTAAGAGAGGCAACATATTTAAGCATCATTTCTATACCGCTCGGTCTTTGTTTTGGGACGATTGCTTATATTACTATTTTTTACCTTTTTAACTCTATGAATGAAACAGTTTTTACAAATTTAGAAATCATTTATTCACCTAACGTATTTATGATTAGTGCACTAATCAGTATGTGTTCAATTTATCTCTCTGCTCTATTACCAGCATGGACAGCGATGAAAATTTCCCCGCTAACGGCAATTAGTCAGCGCCAATCCTTTACAAAAGAGCGCATAAAAAGAAAAAGCTCACCATGGTTTAAAAAATTGTTTGGAATGAATAGTTTGCTGGCATTAAAAAACATGAAGCGGAATCGGAAACGTTTTTATATTACTGTTTCATCAATGATTATTAGCGTCTCATTGTTTATTACCTTTACATCGCTGTTAAAGATGTCAGGGATGTTTATTGAAGATTTAGGAGAAGCAGAAAAGGTAGATTTCGTCATCGTAAATGACAGTGTTAATCATTTATTAACAGATGATTTAAAAGAACGTCTAGCAAGCATTAAAGGGGTAGAAACGATCTACACTGAATATCCAATCGTCCAATCTAATGCCATGTTTGAGGAAAAATTAGTTAATCAAGCAGCAAATGACTTTGAAATCACTCAGTTTAAAATGGATGGGCTGAACTTAAAAATGCTTCATTCTAATATTTATGTCGTAAATGATGAAGAATTAGAAACTCTTTTACAATCAGCCAAGATGAAAGGTTCGAACGATATTCAAAAAATGCATGAAGAAAATGGGATTATTTTAATTAAAAATAATTATTTATTTGATTATGATCAAAACAAAATGATGATTATTGCGATGATTAACGGAAAAGTTGGGACTGAATTTTTTACCGATCCTACGTTTCTATACGAAGAAGACTATAAACCAATTAAAGAAAATTTTATAAAAATGAAAATTTCAGCCATTGCTGAGGATCATCCATATTCATCGAATGGAAATGGGATTAGTTATATAATGCTAAGATCTACTGCAGAAAAATTACTCGATAACGGTGAAGAACTCATTGCTTATTCTTTTAGAATAAAGTTACAAGATAAAAAATATGAAAAAGAAGTTATGGCAAAAATTGAAGAAATAATTGGAAATAATGCGATTTTAAATATTATCAACCAAATTGATGAAGTTCGTGAGCGGCGCGCAATGTTTGTAAAAGTAAATACGCTAGTTTATGGTTTTATTTCGGTTATTACGTTAATCGGTATTATTAATATCGCAAATACAGTGACAACAAATTTATTATTACGGAAAAAAGAATTTGCAATGCTTCAAGCTGTTGGGATGACAGGAAAAGATATTCGTAAAATGATTGCAACCGAAGGAATACTATATGGAATTTTTGGCGCCTTTTTCGGTTCAATTACAGGCGTTGGATGTTCAATTATCCTTTTCACCATTTTATCTGGCATTCGCGGATTTGAGCTAACGATTTATTATGATGTCATTGCAATTGCTACGATTATGTCTATTTTGATCGGTTTAGTTTCAGCTCTTATCCCATTAAGAAAGATAAAAAACCAAAATATTATTGAAAATATACGGGAAATTGATTAAGTCATGATTTAAAGCCGTAAAAATAATACGGCTTTATTCGTGTTTTTAGAAAACAATAGAACTGTCATTTACAATAGAGTGTGAGAGGTGAACGAAGTGATCAAAATTTTATTGCTTGAAGATGATGAAGCGTTAGCAATGGGAATGGAATTTACATTAAAAGAAGAAGGCTATCACGTAGTAAAAGCTGGCCTTGTAAAAGATTGCATTCATATGATTGATAACGAACAGTTTGATTTAGCCCTATTAGATATATCATTGCCGGATGGCAGCGGCTATGATGTTTGTAAATATATTAGAGCAAAAAGCGAGATG from Bacillus aquiflavi includes the following:
- a CDS encoding ABC transporter permease, with the protein product MKNYYQIIWKYFKVNSKRTILTIIGIILSVALMTTIGLFLLSLQANMVETEKQINGGYHIMFKRGDEQLLKKLKGHPQVDKVEMVENAERVVIENRYLQVQKMTNLEKELLPYHLEKGRLPKNKDEIAIETWVLPQLADNPKLNEKIPLTFEDEGKREYILTGLLRNQGKDEAIAVTETKEVNVNNASILVEINKKADLAKIVKELAKLTDEDNYTINERLLKLLGGSTSDRFNQTVYRLVAFVIAMIVIATIAVIYNAFHISVVQRIQHFGLLQAIGMTKKQLRGIVLREATYLSIISIPLGLCFGTIAYITIFYLFNSMNETVFTNLEIIYSPNVFMISALISMCSIYLSALLPAWTAMKISPLTAISQRQSFTKERIKRKSSPWFKKLFGMNSLLALKNMKRNRKRFYITVSSMIISVSLFITFTSLLKMSGMFIEDLGEAEKVDFVIVNDSVNHLLTDDLKERLASIKGVETIYTEYPIVQSNAMFEEKLVNQAANDFEITQFKMDGLNLKMLHSNIYVVNDEELETLLQSAKMKGSNDIQKMHEENGIILIKNNYLFDYDQNKMMIIAMINGKVGTEFFTDPTFLYEEDYKPIKENFIKMKISAIAEDHPYSSNGNGISYIMLRSTAEKLLDNGEELIAYSFRIKLQDKKYEKEVMAKIEEIIGNNAILNIINQIDEVRERRAMFVKVNTLVYGFISVITLIGIINIANTVTTNLLLRKKEFAMLQAVGMTGKDIRKMIATEGILYGIFGAFFGSITGVGCSIILFTILSGIRGFELTIYYDVIAIATIMSILIGLVSALIPLRKIKNQNIIENIREID